From the genome of Pseudomonas sp. gcc21, one region includes:
- a CDS encoding efflux RND transporter permease subunit, whose protein sequence is MILSDTAVVRPVFATVVAMLLVIFGLVAYSALPLREYPDIDPPIVTIETQYIGAAASVVDSQITQVIEESVAGIEGIEFIESSSEDGQSEITIRFSISRGVDEAANDVRDRVSSVADRLPVEADPSEVEKLDANQDVIIWWNLTSDRLTLPELTDYAERYLVDRFSTLSGVARVRVGGDQAYAMRVWLDREALAARNLTVADVEQALRAENVELPAGTIESIDRQFTVRVARSFTEADEFARLVVARGDNGYLVRLRDVARVERGTEEDRNLFRGNTVPMVGLGLARQSTANTLDISRASRELVDKINPTLPEGMAIQPSFDSSVFIEGAVNEVFSTLVVALILVVLTIFLFLGSPRAILVPAVTLPVSITATFIGLMLFGFTVNLLTLLALVLAIGLVVDDAIIVLENVRRRIDEEGETPLVAAFYGARQVAFAVVSTTLVLIAVFVPIAFLQGDVGRLFSEFALTMAAAVVLSSFVALTLSPMLASKLLKAHEKETWLTRWVELGLRSSRAFYAGILVRVLRHRVLALMIFAGMFAGSAWLFSQLPSEYTPREDRGAFMIIVNGPEGATYEYMREYMDEIESRMMEFVEAGEVSRLLVRAPRSFGAATSFNSGMAIVVLEEWGERRPGSEIMADVQKRLSDLPGVRAFPVMRQGFGSSQDQPFRLVLGGASSYDELAQWRDILLEKIREDNPGLSNIDSDYKETQPQLEVSVDYDRAATLGVNVSHIGRTLETMLGSRRVTTYIDRGEEYDVILEAERDDKRSADSLANIYVRSDTSGELIPLSNLVTLKEFAGSTTLNRYNRNRAITIEASLDDGVALGDALEHVEQLARDNLPETLVIDYKGQSRDLREAGGSLMFVFALGLVVVFLVLAAQFESFVHPLIIMLGVPLAIGGAILGLWLTGNSVNLYSQIGMVMLIGLAAKNGILIVEFANQLRDAGKRFDDALLEAATLRLRPILMTGVTTVAGALPLVFAVGAGAETRAVIGIVVVFGVSMSTLLTLFVIPVLYSLLARNTGSPGDVRHRLDQEDQASLEVR, encoded by the coding sequence ATGATTCTCTCTGATACCGCTGTCGTACGGCCGGTCTTCGCTACAGTCGTGGCGATGTTGCTGGTCATCTTCGGGCTGGTGGCCTACAGCGCCTTGCCACTGCGTGAATACCCCGATATCGACCCGCCCATCGTCACTATCGAAACCCAATATATTGGCGCCGCCGCAAGCGTGGTGGACTCACAGATCACCCAGGTGATCGAAGAAAGCGTGGCCGGGATTGAAGGCATCGAGTTCATCGAATCGAGCAGCGAGGACGGCCAGTCCGAAATCACCATACGTTTCAGCATCAGTCGTGGCGTGGATGAGGCGGCGAATGACGTGCGCGATCGCGTCTCCAGCGTTGCCGACAGGCTTCCCGTCGAGGCAGACCCGTCTGAGGTCGAGAAGCTTGATGCCAACCAGGATGTGATCATCTGGTGGAACCTGACCAGCGACCGGCTCACCTTACCCGAGCTCACCGATTACGCTGAGCGCTATCTGGTTGACCGGTTTTCAACACTTTCAGGCGTGGCCCGAGTGCGAGTCGGGGGTGATCAGGCGTACGCCATGCGGGTCTGGCTGGACCGCGAAGCACTGGCTGCGCGCAACCTGACAGTCGCTGATGTAGAACAGGCGCTGCGCGCCGAGAACGTCGAGCTGCCCGCCGGCACCATCGAATCCATAGACAGACAGTTTACTGTTCGCGTTGCCCGCAGTTTCACCGAAGCGGATGAATTCGCCCGCCTGGTGGTCGCGCGCGGGGATAACGGCTATCTGGTGCGTCTGCGCGACGTCGCGCGCGTGGAGCGGGGCACCGAGGAAGACCGCAACCTGTTCCGCGGTAATACCGTACCCATGGTCGGGCTCGGCCTGGCGCGGCAATCGACTGCCAATACCCTGGATATTTCCCGGGCTTCCCGCGAGTTGGTCGACAAGATCAATCCCACCTTGCCTGAGGGCATGGCAATCCAGCCCAGCTTCGATAGCTCAGTATTCATTGAGGGCGCGGTGAACGAGGTGTTTTCGACGCTGGTCGTGGCGTTGATCCTCGTGGTGTTGACCATCTTCCTGTTCCTCGGCAGCCCGAGGGCCATTCTGGTTCCGGCAGTAACCTTGCCGGTGTCCATTACCGCGACTTTCATTGGACTGATGCTGTTCGGCTTCACGGTCAACCTGCTGACGTTGCTGGCCCTGGTACTGGCCATCGGACTGGTGGTCGACGATGCCATCATCGTGCTGGAAAACGTGCGCCGGCGCATCGACGAAGAGGGCGAAACACCGCTGGTAGCAGCGTTTTACGGTGCGCGGCAGGTAGCCTTTGCCGTGGTGTCCACGACGCTGGTGCTGATTGCGGTATTCGTGCCCATCGCTTTTCTGCAGGGCGATGTCGGACGATTGTTCTCCGAGTTCGCGCTGACCATGGCAGCGGCGGTGGTGCTGTCGAGCTTCGTGGCATTAACCCTGTCGCCGATGCTGGCTTCCAAATTGCTCAAGGCACATGAGAAGGAGACCTGGCTGACGCGCTGGGTCGAACTTGGTTTGCGATCCAGCCGGGCTTTCTATGCCGGCATTCTGGTTCGGGTACTGCGCCATCGCGTGCTGGCGCTGATGATATTCGCGGGCATGTTTGCCGGCAGTGCCTGGCTGTTCAGCCAATTGCCCAGCGAGTACACGCCACGTGAAGACCGCGGCGCCTTCATGATCATCGTCAATGGTCCGGAAGGCGCTACCTATGAATACATGCGCGAATACATGGATGAGATCGAATCGCGGATGATGGAGTTCGTCGAAGCGGGGGAGGTCAGTCGGTTGCTGGTACGTGCGCCGCGCTCCTTCGGCGCTGCCACCAGTTTCAACAGCGGCATGGCAATCGTGGTACTGGAGGAGTGGGGCGAACGCCGGCCGGGTAGCGAGATCATGGCCGATGTGCAGAAGCGTTTGTCGGATTTGCCAGGCGTCAGAGCCTTCCCGGTGATGCGCCAGGGCTTTGGCAGTTCGCAGGATCAACCGTTCCGCCTGGTGCTGGGTGGCGCCAGCAGTTATGACGAGCTGGCGCAATGGCGCGACATCCTGCTGGAGAAGATCCGCGAGGACAATCCGGGCCTGAGCAATATCGATTCGGATTACAAGGAGACCCAGCCACAGCTTGAGGTAAGCGTCGATTACGACCGCGCCGCCACGCTGGGAGTGAACGTCAGCCATATCGGCCGTACGCTTGAAACCATGCTGGGTTCGCGCCGCGTCACCACCTATATCGATCGCGGCGAAGAATACGACGTCATTCTGGAAGCCGAGCGCGATGACAAGCGCAGCGCCGATTCGCTGGCGAATATCTACGTGCGTTCGGATACCTCAGGTGAACTGATTCCGCTCTCCAACCTGGTGACGCTGAAAGAGTTCGCCGGCTCCACTACCTTGAACCGCTACAACCGCAACCGAGCGATCACCATTGAAGCCTCGTTGGACGATGGCGTCGCCCTGGGGGATGCGCTGGAACATGTCGAACAACTGGCGCGGGACAATCTGCCGGAAACTCTGGTTATCGACTACAAAGGGCAGTCCCGCGATCTGCGCGAGGCGGGCGGATCCTTGATGTTTGTTTTCGCTCTGGGGCTGGTGGTGGTGTTTCTGGTACTGGCCGCCCAGTTTGAAAGCTTCGTGCATCCGCTGATCATCATGCTCGGAGTGCCTCTGGCGATTGGCGGCGCGATACTCGGCCTGTGGCTTACCGGTAACAGCGTGAACCTCTACAGCCAGATCGGCATGGTCATGCTGATCGGGCTGGCGGCGAAGAACGGCATTCTGATTGTCGAGTTCGCCAATCAGTTGCGCGACGCCGGCAAGCGATTCGACGATGCGCTGCTTGAAGCCGCCACGCTGCGCTTGCGCCCTATCCTGATGACGGGTGTCACCACCGTCGCCGGTGCCCTGCCTCTAGTATTCGCAGTGGGAGCGGGCGCCGAGACGCGGGCGGTCATTGGCATCGTCGTGGTGTTCGGGGTCAGCATGTCAACATTGCTGACGTTGTTCGTGATTCCCGTTCTTTACAGCTTGCTGGCGCGCAACACGGGATCGCCCGGCGACGTGCGGCATAGGCTGGACCAGGAGGATCAGGCTTCGCTGGAAGTACGCTGA